The following DNA comes from Mesorhizobium sp. B2-1-8.
ATGAAGGAAGGCGGACGAGCCGCGCGGTGGATCGTCGATTTCTGCAGATATCGGCGACACATCGTCGTCCCCTTCGATTCGACCGGCGCAACCGACTAAGCTTGCCTGGCCGGCAGAATCGCCAACATAAGTATAGACCTCAGTGTTGTTTCGACCCTCCTTGCGACGAACGGGGGATAGAAATTGAAAACCCCCCCTTCCCCAAACATCGACAGTGATTCCGGCCAGTTGAATGGCTAAACAGCCGTATTGTCCCTTTCATTTGGCCACAAAGCAAAGTCCTTCCCAAAATACAGAAGACGCAAGCTCCGCATGTGCTATAGAGCGCCGCCACCACAAGAAAAAACAAGTTAGTGAAGAATGAAGCGCCTGGTTATCAACCTCGATCGATCTCCCGACCGGCTTGCCCATACGACTGCGGAGTTTGCGCGCATTGGCCTTGGATTCGAGCGGGTTGCCGCAATCGATGCAAGGGACCGTCCAGACCTCGTGTTGCAGCGCCAGCATGCATTGTATGCGGTGCGGCGTCTGTCCGGCAGCGAGATCGCTTGCCTGCACAGTCATCGCGCCTGCTGGACCATCATCGCGCAAGACGACGCGCCGTATGGCGCCGTCTTCGAGGACGACATGGTGTTTTCCGCGAAAGCCGGTGCGCTGCTGGCCAATACGGACTGGGTTCCGACCGGCGCCGATGTCGTCAAGCTCGAGACGTTCTTCCACACGACGGTGATCCAGCGGGAGAAGGTTGCCGTCGGCCACGGTTTTTCGGTGTTCAGGCTTCGCAAGAACCATATCGGAGCCGGTGGCTACCTGCTGTCTAGGCAAGCGGCTCACGCTCTTCTCGAGGCGACCTCCGATGTCAATGTGGCGGTGGACAATCTCATCTTCGATCCTGCGTTCGCGACGTCGACCGGCAAGACGATCTACCAGCTTGTCCCGGCGCTCTGTGCGCAGGACCGGTTCGTGGACGACCGGTTGCCGAGCCTGCTTGAACAAGGCCGGGAGGCCGAGCGGGTCGCAAGCGGGCTCGCCAACGGACAGAGGATGCCGGCTCTCGCACGGATCCGTAGGGAGGCCAGGCGGGCAACGCGGCAGATCACCGATCTCTGCAGGCTGCGGCGGCAGATTGTCGTCCCGCTCGCTCCAGTCGAGGCAAACGACTAGAGCGTTTGCGGGATCGATAGCAGGCCCATACCCAGCGCCGCGAAAACACGCTATAGACGCCGCCCAAAAGGCAAGGCCAACCGGTATCTATGGCAAAAATCTCCCTGAAGCTCAATGAACTGATCGACGGCGACGCTTTGCGCCGCGAGATGACCGCACAGACCGCGGCCAGTGCCGGCGATGGTTCCAGCCAGGGCATCCGTGCTGCCGTTCTTCAGCTTCTCAAGGGGCGCCTGGCCGAGGGTCGCAAGACAGCCGAGGCGATGCTGAGGCAAGATGGCGGCGGCAACGCCTGCGCCGAACGGCTGTCGCACCTGATGGACGAGCTGATCCGCGCGCTCTACGATTTTGCCGCCACGCATGTCTACCGGGTGAAGAACCGGTCCTCGGCCGAACGCATGGCGGTCGTTTCCGTCGGCGGCTATGGCCGCGGTACACTGGCGCCGGGATCCGACATCGACCTGCTGTTCCTGCTGCCCTACAAGCAGACGCCTTGGGGAGAACAAACGGTCGAATACATGCTCTACATGCTGTGGGACATGGGGCTGAAGGTCGGCCATGCCACCCGCAACATCGATGAGTGCCTCAGGCTGTCGCGCACCGACATCACCATCCGCACCTCGATCCTGGAAGCGCGTTTCCTGTGGGGCGAACGCAAGCTCTATGACGAGCTGATGCTGCGCTTCGACCATGAGGTGGTGCGCACGACCGGACCGGAATATGTGCAGGCCAAGCTCGCCGAACGCGACGAGCGCCATGCCAAGGCCGGCGAAAGCCGCTATCTGGTCGAGCCCAACGTCAAGGACGGCAAGGGCGGCTTGCGCGACCTGCAGACGCTGTTCTGGATCGGCAAGTATTTTTACCGCGTGCGTACCGGCGAGGAACTGGTCGAGAAAGGCGTCTTCACCGAGGCCGAGTATCGTGAGTTCCAGAAGGCCGAGGATTTCCTGTGGGCGGTGCGCTGCCACATGCATTTCCTCACGGGGAAGGCCGAGGAGCGGCTGCATTTCGACATCCAGCGCGAGATCGCCGAACGGCTCGGCTATACGACCCATCCCGGCCTGTCGGCGGTCGAACGCTTCATGAAGCACTATTTCCTCGTCGCCAAGGATGTCGGCGACCTGACCCGCATCTTCTGCGCCGCGCTGGAGGAGGAGCAGGCCAAGCACGTTCCCGGCTTCAACCGCATCTTCCTCACCTTCCAGCGCCGCAAGCGAAAGCTTGCGGGCACGTCCGACTTCATCGTCGACAACCATCGCATCAACATCGCCGACGACGGCGTCTTCGAGCGCGACCCGGTCAATCTTCTCAGGCTGTTCTGGTTCGCCGACAAGCACGGGCTGGAATTCCATCCCGATGCGCTGAAACTGCTCACCCGTTCGCTCGGCCTGGTCAACAAGTCGCTCAGACGCGACGAGGAAGCCAACCGGCTGTTTCTCGACATATTGACCTCGGACCGCAACGCCGAACTCAACCTGCGGCGTATGAACGAGGCGGGGCTGCTGGGCCGGCTGATCCCGGATTTCGGCAAGATCGTCGCCATGATGCAGTTCTCGATGTACCACCACTACACGATCGACGAGCACCTGATCCGCTGCATCGGCGTGCTGGCCGAGATCGAGCGCGGCGATGGCGAGAAGGTGCATCCGCTGTCGCATTCGCTGATGCCGGGCCTGAAGAAGAGCCGCGAGGCGCTCTATGTCGCCGTGCTGCTGCACGACATCGCTAAGGGCAGGCCTGAAGACCATTCCGAGGCCGGCGCCAGGATCGCAAGGCGGATCTGCCCGCATATGGGGCTTTCGCCGGCCGATACGGAAACCGTCGCCTGGCTGGTCGAGAACCACCTCGTCATGTCGATGACGGCACAAACCCGCGACCTCAACGACCGCAAGACGATCGAGGACTTCGCCTCGATCGTGCAGTCGGTCGAGCGGCTGAAGATGCTGTTGATCCTGACCGTCTGCGACATCAGGGGCGTTGGACCAGGCGTGTGGAATGGCTGGAAGGGCCAGTTGCTGCGTACGCTCTACTACGAGACCGAACTGCTGCTGACCGGCGGCTTTTCGGAAGTCTCGCGCGCTCAACGCACGGCGGCGGCGCGCGAACGGCTGGCGGAGGCGCTCGCCGACTGGCCCGACAAGGCGCGCAAGCGCTATGTCAGGCTGCATTATGAAAACTACCTCCTGGCCGTGGACCTGCCGGACCAACTTCGCCACGCCGAATTCATTCGCGAGACGGACGCGGCTGGCAACAAGCTCGCAACCATGGTCAAGACGCACCAGTTCGAGGGGGTGACCGAAATCACCGTGCTGGCGCAGGACCATCCCCGTCTTCTCTCGGTCATTGCCGGGGCATGCGCCGGCGCCGGCGGCAACATCGTCGACGCGCAGATCTTCACCACGTCGGACGGCCGGGCGCTGGACACGATCCTGATCTCGAGGGAGTTCGACCGCGACGAGGACGAGCGCCGGCGCGCCGAGCGCGTCGGCAAGCTGATCGAGGACGTGCTGTCGGGCAAGAGCTGGCTGCCGGAAATGATCGAGAAGCGC
Coding sequences within:
- a CDS encoding glycosyltransferase family 25 protein → MKRLVINLDRSPDRLAHTTAEFARIGLGFERVAAIDARDRPDLVLQRQHALYAVRRLSGSEIACLHSHRACWTIIAQDDAPYGAVFEDDMVFSAKAGALLANTDWVPTGADVVKLETFFHTTVIQREKVAVGHGFSVFRLRKNHIGAGGYLLSRQAAHALLEATSDVNVAVDNLIFDPAFATSTGKTIYQLVPALCAQDRFVDDRLPSLLEQGREAERVASGLANGQRMPALARIRREARRATRQITDLCRLRRQIVVPLAPVEAND
- a CDS encoding [protein-PII] uridylyltransferase, which produces MAKISLKLNELIDGDALRREMTAQTAASAGDGSSQGIRAAVLQLLKGRLAEGRKTAEAMLRQDGGGNACAERLSHLMDELIRALYDFAATHVYRVKNRSSAERMAVVSVGGYGRGTLAPGSDIDLLFLLPYKQTPWGEQTVEYMLYMLWDMGLKVGHATRNIDECLRLSRTDITIRTSILEARFLWGERKLYDELMLRFDHEVVRTTGPEYVQAKLAERDERHAKAGESRYLVEPNVKDGKGGLRDLQTLFWIGKYFYRVRTGEELVEKGVFTEAEYREFQKAEDFLWAVRCHMHFLTGKAEERLHFDIQREIAERLGYTTHPGLSAVERFMKHYFLVAKDVGDLTRIFCAALEEEQAKHVPGFNRIFLTFQRRKRKLAGTSDFIVDNHRINIADDGVFERDPVNLLRLFWFADKHGLEFHPDALKLLTRSLGLVNKSLRRDEEANRLFLDILTSDRNAELNLRRMNEAGLLGRLIPDFGKIVAMMQFSMYHHYTIDEHLIRCIGVLAEIERGDGEKVHPLSHSLMPGLKKSREALYVAVLLHDIAKGRPEDHSEAGARIARRICPHMGLSPADTETVAWLVENHLVMSMTAQTRDLNDRKTIEDFASIVQSVERLKMLLILTVCDIRGVGPGVWNGWKGQLLRTLYYETELLLTGGFSEVSRAQRTAAARERLAEALADWPDKARKRYVRLHYENYLLAVDLPDQLRHAEFIRETDAAGNKLATMVKTHQFEGVTEITVLAQDHPRLLSVIAGACAGAGGNIVDAQIFTTSDGRALDTILISREFDRDEDERRRAERVGKLIEDVLSGKSWLPEMIEKRTKPRRGSKVFKIPPRAEIRNALSNRFSVIEVEGLDRPGLLSEITGTLSDLSLDIASAHITTFGEKVIDTFYVTDLTGQKIDSPARIATIRNRLIATLEGIVPERGGRAKAAAE